One Aegilops tauschii subsp. strangulata cultivar AL8/78 chromosome 7, Aet v6.0, whole genome shotgun sequence genomic window carries:
- the LOC141027084 gene encoding uncharacterized protein, with protein MLCTPTISKVAVTRTLIYDGAGLNILFVEAFNQLHVPYDQLAPSKPFSGLINFDVARIGLSYNAILGDPVLAKFMAATHPGYNVVKMTGSSGILTVVGDTKGALLAVKLTFRATAAVRPDAEGAPKISETMPVKKKQWFSQDQAKTKQVPVDDGGSGPTFTIRAGGLPPDQEEALVGFLRANRDVFSWEATDLVVVPRDVIEHRLMVCPGARPVKQKARWQAPEKQSFIVQEVHKLQKAGVIREVRHPDWLANPVIVPKQGGKEHMCVDFTSLKKLGRNAEANIDNIVVKSWEARALVGDLEETFANLRKVNLHLNPEKCVFGVPSGKLQGFLVSHRGIEANPDKIKAIERMSPPQTIKDM; from the exons ATGCTCTGCACACCCACCATCAGCAAGGTTGCAGTCACCAGGACCCTCATCTACGATGGTGCTGGCCTCAACATCCTCTTCGTGGAAGCTTTCAATCAGCTTCATGTGCCTTACGACCAGCTCGCCccctccaagcccttctcaggg CTCATCAACTTCGATGTTGCCCGCATCGGCCTctcgtacaacgccatcctcggggaTCCAGTCCTTGCAAAGTTCATGGCAGCGACGCACCCCGGCTACAACGTCGTCAAGATGACTGGGAGCAGCGGCATCCTCACCGTGGTGGGGGACACCAAGGGTGCACTCCTGGCCGTCAAGCTCACTTTCAGGGCCACGGCGGCCGTGCGACCGGACGCGGAGGGTGCTCCGAAGATCTCGGAGACCATGCCTGTGAAGAAGAAGCAGTGGTTCTCTCAGGACCAAGCCAAGacgaagcaggtgccggtcgatgaTGGGGGCTCAGGTCCCACCTTCACCATACGCGCCGGCGGCCTCCCCCCAGATCAAGAAGAGGCACTGGTCGGTTTCCTTCGTGCGAACAGAGATGTGTTTTCATGGGAAGCAACAGACCTGGTCGTCGTCCCACGAGATGTGATCGAACACCGCTTGATGGTGTGCCCTGGTGCGCGCCCGGTAAAGCAGAAGGCGCGGTGGCAAGCCCCGGAGAAGCAGTCATTCATCGTCCAGGAGGTCCACAAGCTACAAAAGGCTGGCGTCATTCGGGAAGTGCGGCACCCAGATTGGCTGGCCAATCCGGTCATTGTCCCCAAGCAGGGCGGGAAGGAGcacatgtgcgtcgacttcacgaGCCTCAAGAAG CTTGGGAGAAATGCTGAGGCAAACATCGACAACATAGTGGTCAAGTCGTGGGAAGCACGGGCCCTTGTCGGAGATTTGGAAGAGACGTTCGCCAACTTGCGCAAGGTAAACTTGCACCTCAATCCGGAGAAGTGCGTATTCGGCGTCCCGTCCGGCAAGCTGCAGGGCTTCCTGGTGTcgcacagagggatcgaggctaACCCAGATAAGATCAAGGCGATAGAAAGGATGAGCCCGCCGCAGACCATCAAGGATATGTAG